A segment of the Manis javanica isolate MJ-LG chromosome 17, MJ_LKY, whole genome shotgun sequence genome:
AAagcctgaaaatgtctttatgaaAACAAAGGCTCTTTATTAAAGCACTTTATGCTTTATAAAGCatatacttttgttttaaaaaaaggcacAGTTATTATGAAAACAATGTAAACATTAAGAGGGTACCAAAAGATGATGCACTGTGCCATACACTCAGACTATCAAACTCCACAGCTCTAACAACTGAATGTGGAAATTCTCTGTACACTGCTATGGAGTTATCACCAGAATGTATTTTAACTGCAAAAAGAAACCAGGGTACAGAGTGTATATATAACATACTACACTTTTCTTAAAAAGaggaaggatatatatatattttggtatcattaatctacaattacatgaagaacattatgtttattcggctctccccttcaccaagtcccccccacataccccttcacagtcactgtccatcagcgtagtaagatgctgtaaaatcactacttgtctgaggaaggatatattttaaaataaaacagttgaAGAACTAAACCCATGTAATGGTTATAGGTGGAGGACAGAAGTGAACAGAGTGGAGGGAAAAACAGAATTCTCTTGAATAATCTTGCATTAGTATTACTCAGGAACAGTCACAACACTGAATTAAATAACTTAAAGTATCTGCAGGACTGAAAAGGAAATGGATCCAACATGAAGTAGATTGGTAGAGTTGGTGTAATGCAGAGAGAAATTGTTTTTAAGTCACTTTAAAACACCCGAGTTTTAACCAAATCTCTCAAGTGGGATCTAGATCAAACACAACACTCtgacagaaaaaaattcttaaactgTAGTCTTTAATCACAAAAAATATTGCAACTGTTTTAAAAGatacaattaaataaaaacagtattaCTGGGAAATAAGGTTTTcagcaataataaaatataaatgtaaaaaccatGAAGTCaatggcctaacagttaccaaagggaaagggactggggaggatgggtgggaagggagggacaaaggcggggataaagaaagggggcattacgattagcatgtataatgttggggggggggcacggggagggctgtacaacacagagaagacaagtagtgattctacagcatcttactacgctgatagacagtgactgtaatggggtgtgtgtgggggggacttggcgaaggggggagcctagtaaacataatgttcttcatgtaattgtagattaatgataacaacagcaacaaaaaaacccATGAAGTCACGTAAAACCATTATATTGCTAAATTTGTTTTGAAGAATCAGTGTGTAGTCATAATAGCGtcttttacaaatacattttttacaaatcTTTCCACAGAGAGGGTTTAGTTGTAATGAGCACTGTTATACTCAGGCTGTCAACTCCATACATGATTTGCTCATAAAGGGAACCAGAGCTTTTTGAAAAAGAAGCTTGCTCTCAAGCCTGGGACAGAAAATTTACAAGATGAGGATGAAACTTTTTCAAACAAGACAGTAGCAAaggtaacaaaaataataaaacacatgGTCATATTTAAAGCAGCCTGGCACAGATTTGAAGAGGTTTCTTACTGTGGAAGATAAGTATCTTATGAATGAACTGAAACACATCAAGATAAAAAGTCATATGTCCCTCCTgatagtataaaaataataatccaaCATTGACAAGCTTagaacatttcaagaaaaaaatctcaagattCATTAATAAAGGGGATGGTACCAAGCATTGATCTTTCCTTTTCTGCACAGACTGTCTACTCCCTTTCTAGGAAACTACTGAGCTGGTGGAAGAGTATCTTTCTTCATGGAAGAATTCTGCCTGGCTGCCTGAGCCCAGTTCTACCATAAAACAATTTTGACATATTTTGGTTCGCAATATATTGTAAGAAAGGATAccaaagacagatgcacccctatgttgatcgcaacactattcacaatagccaagaaaaggaagcaacctaagtgtccatcagtagatgattggatgaagaaggtgtggtacatatacacaatggaatattactcacccataagaagagggcaaatcctaccatttgcaacaacatggaaggagctagagggtattatgttcagtgaaataagccaggaggagaaagacaagtaccaaatgacttcactcatctgtggagcataagaacaaagcaaaaactgaaggaacaaaacagcagcagaatcgcagaacccaagaatggactaacagttaccaaagggaaagggatggggaggatgggtgcgaagggagggagaaggggaataaggggaatTGCGATCAGCatacataatgttgggggggcacggggaaggcagtataacccagagaagacaagcagtgactctacagcatcttactatgctcatggacagtgattgtaatgggtatgtgctggggacttaatgaggggaatctagtaaccacatgcttaatgataccaaaaaaaagaggcaaaaaaatttaccatcttaaaaaaaaaagatattaaaagagattttttaatgcaacacaactaaaatatttaatatataaattctaTTAACAGAGGAAGCTGTCCTGACAATTTTCAGGACCAGTATTCATCAGTTtgataaaagacaaagaattgAACAAATTTTTATAAACAAGTATTCTAGGAGAACATACATATTAAATGCTCATCtatgattatgaaaataaaaattaaacattaaatgaGAATAGATTTTTCACAACTAAAGTACATAATCTTCCATAATTGCTTATACATTCAAATTTTTATTATGGATCCTGATATTTAGTATCATCCTTGGTGTTGCTAAAGAGCAGTAACACAATTACTATTTAAGAAGtctaaacatttcaaaatactcTGAGTACAGAATGTTATAAATATGTGTTATTTCttatcatttatctttttaacaCCCACTTTAAACTCAGAATTTTCTTGTAAggacctaatttttaaaatgttttacagaGCTTTGAAATGAAGAATCTTTTAAATAACAACTTTTATTTGCAATCATATTCCGCTGGCAGCAAGTGGCATAAGTAAAATTAAGAAGAGAAACTAGAATTAAGACTTTGGGTAAGAAATCAACTGATTTTTGATGAATGTAAGACCCTCTGGATGGGAACAGAGGGAATGAAATAACACATCCTCTGAGCAAGAATGGTTTACAGCCAGAGGACTTTGGTGAGTGTATTTTATCACAGGAGGGAAGACAGTGACTACCTAAGACAGGAGGGCAAGTGATATAGAAGGTAACgtgtatttcaaaacaaaattcttCTGAATCCAGTGTTTTGCTTTAACACGCACATAGTAGGCAACTACTGTGTTCCGGATACTTTTCTAAGTGATCAAGAGAGTATCAGATATGGGTGAGTCTCGGGGTATGACCCACCCAGGTACAAATCCTCTGCATCCACAGATCTATGAAACTAAAAAACAAGCTTTCTTCTCCTAAAATGGTGGAACAGACCTAGGATAAGTTATATTCATTCATTGTTTCAAATGgggagaaaatagaagaaaaaaagagccaCCAGTCCTAGAAATTTTGATATCAAGCTTGAAAAACTGCATTAGGAATTAAGGCCTGGGAAAATCATCTGTGGTTCAGAGCTCTGCCCACTGGGATCACAGCTCTGTACTCTGGGTTCTATTATGAGTCCACATTCCTTTTTCCTGAAAGGTAACAAGGGCTTGCAGTTGTTTCTTCAGCCAGTTTCCTATGTGTAAAATACTGGAGGTCGTCCTACACAATTTACCTTCCTGCCCTCATTGTCCCTTTAGACCAAAGATCTTTTTTCTACAATAAAATTTACAAGAACTCTGTGGGTTTCCTGTCTATCTATGCCAGATTCACTCCATGAGGTTAgtccacagatttttttttcctagatgATCTCCTATTCTTGGCTTTTGCTGAGATGGTTGAGGGACAACTTTATGCTTCCTAGAAACTTTGGTTATGCTGAGGGGACCTGCTTAGTCTCAAAGAGATTTTTGTGACTGAATACTCTGATCTTTTGGTGTTGCTGAGGTACTATACAAAAGGTTGTGTAGCCACTCCCCTATTTCTTTAGAACAGGCTTTCCTGACCATGAATTTCTTAATCTCAATAAGCATCTAAGATGAGCTAACTTCTCAAATCATCAAGTCTTGGGTCACTTCTCACTACAATCAGTAAGAAGAAATAGGACACATGTTCAGCTaaatgtccatacaaagacttgcaCATGAATATCTGCAACAGCTTTATTTCTAGTATTTAGAATTTGGGGAAAACCCGGATGCTAAttaagataaatggataaatcaTGGTATAGCCATGCACAATATTACTTAGCAATAAAGAGAATGACCTATTCATACACACATGGGTGACTCTCAAACTAATTATGCTGCATGAAAAAACTGATACAAATTAACTTTTAAGGTTCCACTTAAAAGCCTTAAAGACAAGTTTATATTGCAAATAAATCAATGGTTgccaagggaagggagggaaagtaTTAGGAAAGGCATTGAGAGGGATTATGAAGGGGCAGATTAGTTTTGTGGATCATGTGATATCATGACGTGGGTGATTATTTCCTACGTGTATATGTAAGTTTAGGTTTACCAAAGTGCACACTGTATGTGCAGTTTATTGCACGTTAACTATACCTCAATCTATATAAAGTGGTCCCACTTAAAAATCTGGGCCTTCCATTGCTACTGGAAAACCTGAATATTGAGCATCAACCCACGACTCTGCCATTTCAGGCCAAGCACCTCGTGAAGAGAACTTTTTCCGCAGTAGCAAGAAACACCGGCAAAAAATGAATTCTGTTCTAAGTGAGTCACCAGGATCCCTGGCTGGTCATAAATCTCCATCCTTGGGTCACAGTATCTCTTTGTTCTCAGTCCCAGAGTTCTTGCCCATGAAGCAAAGACATTGAGGTTAAGAGCCCAGGGAGGCATAGGAATTGAGGAAAACTATATTATTCGCTCTGCCTCTGACCTTGGGCATTAAGAGTGACACAGTCCTGGAAGTCCTGAGATTTCCATACGCCTGGATACTGTACAGCCAGTGACTGGCATGTTTGTGGACATGCTTACAATAGGCACACCCACTCTTGTAGGCTGCAGTCTCCCCAGTCCCAAATACACCCAGAGTTTCTGTAccaattttgtttccttcctggacACAGTAGGTCTTAGAGCCAGTGACTTGTGTACAAGATCCCAGCCTTCAGGTGTCTGGCACTTGGCAGGACCTGAGGAAGAGCTTCCCCTCAGTGCTGGGGGATATGGGATGCAAACTGTAAACATGACACTCAATCCACGTTGCTCCAAATCATACTGCAGGTTGTCACAACAGCACCATCACCTCAGTGTGATGCCTGAGCCCTCAACTCTTAAATCCAGACAAAAGCAGGCCCATAAAGCCCTTTATTCTCACCTAAGCAGCTTATGTCAGCAATGTAAATTAACCTCAAAACTGGACTGAAAACTGTTCCCTACCAGCCTGCTATTCCATGAGGCACACAAGGTCGCAGGCCCCCCCAAACACTGTTTACCTTTTCAGTTTGGCAGAACGTAATTGTTTTCAAACCACTCTAAACAGTAAAAAGAACCTCCCAGATTAAAAGTAGCTTAAATAATGTCTTTATTATCACACAAAGCAGAGAAATGTGAGGCAAGCAGTTCTTCAGGCTGGGTGACTTGGAGGCTGGAAAAATCTGTCACATGTATCAAGGGAGACCAACAATATCCATGAATAAAACCTTTTCTGTAAACTACCAAACACAGCTCAGGTCCTCATAGCTAAAGGTGGTTCCTGTCCATACCTGTCAGTGGGGAGGAAGTAAGGACTGCCATTTAACTCGGGTTTCTTCTAAGTCCCTCCTCAGTTGGAGAAACAGTACAAGGCTGTCTTCTCTGAGGATATTAGGGTAACTAAGCTGGTAGAGTTGAGATAGTTCCAGCCATAGGCATCAACAGTGATAAATCTGGCAAGGAACCTGAGAAGGCCTGAGAGTGCCACACAGCCCCTGACAGCTTCCCTTGTAACTGGCATTCCTAAGATCTCTCTCTAGGGTTTATGTTCAGATATATGAGGTTCAACACCTGATGCATGTCTCCTCCTCAACGAGTAACCACAGAATAACTCTCCATGAGTCCTGTGGGTTAAAAGCACTCCTAAAGCCTCCCTGCATTGTGAACTTTTTGGTGTCGAATGAGATGGGAGCTTAAACTATAAGctttcccacattcattgcaCTCATATGGCCTCTCTCCAGTGTGAACTTTTTGGTGCCGAACAAGGTGGGAGGTTCTGATGAAATCTTTCCCACACTTGCTGCACACAAAAGGCCTTTCCCCTGTGTGAACTCTCTGGTGTGCAATAAAATCAGAGCTACGACtaaagaatttcccacattcaaTGCACTCAAAAGGTCTTGCCTCAGTGTGAATTCTCTGGTGTTTAATGAGGGTGTATTTGTGACCAAAGGATTTCCCACAATCACTGCATACATAAGGATTTTCTCCAGTATGGATACTCTCATGCTGAACAAGTGTGGATTTGTGTCGGAAGACTTTCCCACAATTGCTGCACTTATAGGGCCTTGCTCCATTGTGAACTCTCTGGTGTACAATTAGGTTGGAGTGATGGCTAAAATATTTTCCACATTCGCCACATTTATAAGGCATTTCTCCTGTGTGAATTCTTTTGTGCTGAGTAAGGTTGTCTTTGCGgctaaaggctttcccacattcactgcattcATATGGCCTCTCCCCGGTATGGATTCTCTGGTGCTGGACTAGTGTGGCTTTGCGATTGaaggatttcccacattcactgcactcgtaaggcctttctccagtgtggaTTCTCTGGTGCTGGACAAGTGTGTCTTTGCGgttgaaggctttcccacactcaCTGCACTTGTAATGCATATGTCCAAAGTGAAAGGCCTCCCCACTCTCAGTGCTTCTTGTCTTCCTCTTCCTGTGGGTGGCCTTTTGTTGGTGACTGTCCAAACTGGCCAGGAAATCCTTCTGATCCTCCTTACATGTAAAGGGCTTCTCTGACAAGTGAGGTCCTTCACAAACTCTAAGATTCTTCACAAATGAAGTCTTGACTTTGTTTCTTAAGGGTTTCTCAACATGGCACTGCCTCTGGTGCTGGTGAAAGTTAGCACTGAACCAGAATTGTCTACTGCATGCCCCACATGTGTAAGGTTTCAGTCCATGGCGTGTTTCCTGGTGTTCATCTAGGTGCAAAATATCTTTCAAGGTCTTAGGGCCACATATGTCACAGGGGTGAGCTGTATGGGTCAGCGAACCTGGCTCAGAAGTACTAATGTGTGACACTCCCACAGTAATGCTTTGCTCTGAAGATGCTTCTTCACCCTCCACTCCATGCCAACcatctgaaggaagaaaaaaatgccgATGTGCATGTTCAGTTTGGTGGGAGGGGGCAATCCCCTCACAAATTTGTCTACCATACCCAGGATTAAGTACATGGGATTGTTGGGATGCAGAATCATCTGGGATCAGGTTAAAGAAAGAGCTGGTGTGCAGTACTGGGCTCTAAGGGTCACAGAATGGGGAAGGCCTCACAAAGGATGAAGACAAGGGATGGGATGTAGCTCAGGGATAAGAGGTAGGCAGGACCTCCTCTGCAAGTGAAATTTAGAAGAGCCATGGCTCTTGGAGGAAGTATACAGAAATGTATGTTCAGAATCAgtgaaatatgatttaaaatgagTAACTGGTATTCAAAAACTATGTGTATGTCTCATGACACATTATCATTGTCCAACATAGGATAGCACTGCAGAGGGGACAGTTTAGAGTACTAGTAAATTGGGATGGACAGTCCTGGGTCAGAGATGAGACTAGGAATGACAAGTATGTAGTACCCAGAATGGTGAGGACAATACAGAAATGAGATACAGCCTAGAACTTGGGCACTAAACAGAAGTGGGCATAGGACAGTTTTTGGTGCCATATGAACCCAGCCCCGAAGCCACACCCTCCCAAAGCTCCCACTCACCAGGGCCTGTCCAAGCCCGTCCTGCCACGGCTAGAGTCATGGCCCTTCAGTCATGCACACAGACCTTTGTCCCCAGCTACAGTTCAGCAACCACAGAGGATCTGGAAGGTAAGTCACAGAGGAAAGACAAGGCAAGTGAGTGGGAAATCAGTGTCCCAGAGCAGTCCACCCATGAGAGATTAAGAGAACTGAATATTACAAGTGAACATCAGAAATTACTTGCATCAACAACCCAGTGGGCCCCACAAGCAATGACGACTGCAATTCATGACCCAGGTAGGACCAAGGAAATGTTAATTAAAGGAAGGGACCAGAATCCAGAGAATAGAGGTATCATGAATGTGGACAGAGCCATCCAGCCAAGGAGAGGCCAAGCAGGGTAGCAACCACTGGGTTGATCAGAAGCCTTCTGACCCTCAAACTTTCAGGGTAGAAGGATCTGGGGAGCACAGGGAGTGGAGGAGAGAGTATACACAGCTGAGCCCTGGCACTCAGAGAACCCACAGGAGGGAGTGAGGGGAAATAGCAGTACCCATGGTCCACCAATAGCAAACTCTGAAGGTAAAAAAATCAGCCCAGAAAACGGGGATGCGGGGCTGTAAGCAGGAATCCAATATTCAGTGCAGAGCACAGAGAGCACTGCATCGATACAAGGCTCAGCACTGTCATGCATCGCCCACTCAACCCAGAAGAAGTACACAAACACATCCTCAAAAATCACATGACCCTGTGTGACTTGGGCAGTGGAGCACAGGGGGAGCAGCTCTCTCCAGGACTCATGGTCTATCTACCACATATTTACTTTCCTCCCTGGCTCCCCAGCTCAGACAAGGTCCTAGGCCCTGATGATTGCTTTCAACTTCATCCCCATTTCCCATTAATCTTCTGTCCAGCCTAGAATAAGAGGCAGGTGGACAAACAGACACTATATAGTCTGGGCCTGGTATGCAAATATTTCACCTCTTATACACAAATTTAAGTAAGGCAGATTCAGATTTTGTGTCCATGAACTATCACTCTTTGGATCACACCTCTCTATGGACACCCACAATACAGGTATCTCCCACGTGCAGATCTATACACAGCATCCAGAGAATGCTTGATTAATGCATCCAAGATCACATCTGACCCACTGCCATGGGTATCTCTGAAGCCAGCTATTAAATCCTCCCTTCCTGGCCCTATTGCTTGATTCAAACTTCAGCAATCCAGAACCACATGGAGCTATCAGAAAAATCCAAACCTTTTCCATTTGCTGCTGCACCCTGAGGCTGTTACATCCTCATTAGTCACAGAATTAACACTAAACTTTCATTCAAAGCCCACACCCACTGGCCTTCTACCCCAAGCATGGTGATTCTGTCAACTGATATTATTTGCCCCTGAGCTAATATACCAGCTTGACTAAAACTCCCCAGCTCATACCAGAAGTCACTGCCAAGAGCCTGGGAAGCATAGAGAGAGGACAAGCACCAGCTTTAGCCTTTCAGTTTATCTCTATTACTACCGTATGCCAGCATCTGTCTCATGTCCACTCTCCCCGGAAGGCCCCACCACCATGGACACTAATCTTTCTCACCTCTTAGGTGACTCCTATGCATACTCTGCTGTGCCAAACTCCTTTCTAAGATCCCTAATGGTGCTGGATTATGACATAATGAATCTTTAAATCTACGATGTAGCTCTATCCTAATCCACACACTGGCCGCCACCTTGTGGATGTCTCCAAATTGAATCTATCCTCTGAACTCCAAACTTGTGTGTCCAGCTGCCCACTTGATAACCCCCACTCAGACGTCTTTGGAATATTGTAGATTCAACATGGCAAACACCTAGTAACTCCTGACATGACCTCTGAAAGTTACTCCCATCACCAATTTCACCATctcagttgaggatttttccatccTTACACATTCTTG
Coding sequences within it:
- the ZNF134 gene encoding zinc finger protein 134 codes for the protein MTLAVAGRAWTGPDGWHGVEGEEASSEQSITVGVSHISTSEPGSLTHTAHPCDICGPKTLKDILHLDEHQETRHGLKPYTCGACSRQFWFSANFHQHQRQCHVEKPLRNKVKTSFVKNLRVCEGPHLSEKPFTCKEDQKDFLASLDSHQQKATHRKRKTRSTESGEAFHFGHMHYKCSECGKAFNRKDTLVQHQRIHTGERPYECSECGKSFNRKATLVQHQRIHTGERPYECSECGKAFSRKDNLTQHKRIHTGEMPYKCGECGKYFSHHSNLIVHQRVHNGARPYKCSNCGKVFRHKSTLVQHESIHTGENPYVCSDCGKSFGHKYTLIKHQRIHTEARPFECIECGKFFSRSSDFIAHQRVHTGERPFVCSKCGKDFIRTSHLVRHQKVHTGERPYECNECGKAYSLSSHLIRHQKVHNAGRL